Genomic segment of Umezawaea sp. Da 62-37:
TCCGGGCGCGCGCTCGGGGAGATCCTCACCGCGCAGCAGGTCGCCCAGGAGATCGTGCGGACGCTGGTGGGCAGCATCGGCCTGGTCGCCGCGGTGCCGGTCACCACGGTGCTGGCCGCGATCGTGGCCGCGCGCGAACCCGTGTCCACTGTGGAAGAACCGGAGCCGGAACCCGACCCGGTCGCCCCTCGATCGAGGAGGCGACCGGTCGCGCGGTTGTCCGGTGACATCCACACCGGGTACGACCCGGACAAGGGGCCGTGGCGACGGCCTCAGTGAGCGATCAGCACCGCGACGAGGGCGATCGCCGCGGGCAGCGCCTGCACGAAGATGATCCGCTTGCTCGCGGTCAGCGCGCCGTAGACACCCGCGATGATCACGCACACCAGGAAGAACACCGCGAACTGGAACGACGGCTCGCCGTCGACGACCAGCGAGTACAGCAGGCCCGCACCCAGGAAGCCGTTGTACAGCCCCTGGTTCGCGCCGAGCGCCTTGGTCTCCTTCGCGTACTCCTCGGTGAACCCGAAGGCCTTGATGCCGCGCGGCTTGTCCCAGAGGAACATCTCCAGCACGAGGATGTAGAAGTGGATGATCGCCACCAGGCCGACCAAGATGTTCGCCACGATCTGCACGGGGTTCCTCCAGGGTTGAGCGGGCGCCGGCACGTATCGTGACAGCGCGTGCCCGTTCCGGCTCGACCCGGTCTCCTATTAGGGGGTTCGGGCAGCCGATCCGGGGGTGTTCGGGCAGACCGGCCGTCCGGCCGACCTCCGGGGATGGCGGATACTGGGGTCGTGGCACGCGGTAGGAACACCCCCCAGACGCTGAGCGAACAGGTCGACTCCGGCACCGCCGAACTGTCCCCGGACCCCGACCGGCCGAACGCCTGGCTGCTGCGGCTCAACGGGACCGCCCAGTCCCACGTGGACCTCGACGACCCGACGCACCTCGAGTTCGAGTACGTCCAACGACTCGCGCACCTCGTCGACCTGCTGGCACCGACCGGCAAACCGGTGCGCGCGCTGCACCTGGGCGGGGGTGGATTCACGCTGCCGCGGTACATCGCGGCGACCCGGCCGCGGTCGACGCAGCAGGTGGTGGAGATCGACGGGGCGCTGATCGAGCTGCTGCGGAGGGCGTTGCCGCCGGAGAAGAACGCGCGGATCCGGATGCGGAACGGGGACGCTCGGGAGGTGATGTCGCGAGCGCCTGACGAGACGTTCGACCTGGTGGTGTCGGATGTGTTCTCGGGGGCTCGGACGCCTGCGCATTTGACGTCGGTGGAGTACGTGCGGGAAGCGGCTCGGACGATGGTCGCTTCGGGGGTGTACGCGTCGAACATCGGGGATGGGAACGCGTTGGTGTACGCGCGGGCGCAGGCGGCGACCGTGCGGGCGGTGTTCGAGCACGTGGCGGTGATCGCTGAGCCGGGGATTTTGCGGGGGCGGCGATTCGGGAATCTGGTGATCCTGGGGTCGCGGGTGGAGTTGCCGCTCGAGCAGTTGGTGCGGAGGACGGCGGGGGATCCGTTTCCGGGGCGGGTGGAGCACGGGGGGTCGTTGGTGAAGTTCATCGGGGGGGCGAAGGCGACTACGGATGCGACGGCTACGCGGTCGCCCAGTCCGCCGCCTGGGACTTGGGGGTTGCCGGCGGAGTGAGGGGTGGGGGGTGGGGGGTGGGGTTTCGGGAAGAACGGAGCCCGGCCCCGTGCGCGCGATTGTCTCAATGTTCGACCTTGGTTTGTCAAGGCGGGAAAGATGCCTTGACAAACCAAGGTCGAACAGGAGGGCGCTGTGTATCGGGGGCAGTGGGAGGTCTGGCT
This window contains:
- a CDS encoding fused MFS/spermidine synthase, with protein sequence MARGRNTPQTLSEQVDSGTAELSPDPDRPNAWLLRLNGTAQSHVDLDDPTHLEFEYVQRLAHLVDLLAPTGKPVRALHLGGGGFTLPRYIAATRPRSTQQVVEIDGALIELLRRALPPEKNARIRMRNGDAREVMSRAPDETFDLVVSDVFSGARTPAHLTSVEYVREAARTMVASGVYASNIGDGNALVYARAQAATVRAVFEHVAVIAEPGILRGRRFGNLVILGSRVELPLEQLVRRTAGDPFPGRVEHGGSLVKFIGGAKATTDATATRSPSPPPGTWGLPAE
- a CDS encoding DUF1304 domain-containing protein → MQIVANILVGLVAIIHFYILVLEMFLWDKPRGIKAFGFTEEYAKETKALGANQGLYNGFLGAGLLYSLVVDGEPSFQFAVFFLVCVIIAGVYGALTASKRIIFVQALPAAIALVAVLIAH